Below is a window of Chelmon rostratus isolate fCheRos1 chromosome 23, fCheRos1.pri, whole genome shotgun sequence DNA.
ttcctgtcggGTCCTtcggttttttgttttttagcagAGACTGAACGCCGTCGAGGACCGAGCATGAACTTTCCTTATAACCAGTTGTTGGACAAGTTTGTCTTTGgcttgttttcactttgacctgAAATGAGAAatctcttctgcttcttcttcttcttcttcttcttcctcggCCGTTGCAGTGACGCTTTGCATGAGTTTGTATTTAATTGTTCTACATTtcaaaacctttaaaatgaaatgcattattCTACAAGTCAGATGAataaatcagctgtttgctaTTTGTCTTGGTCCTGTATCTGTTTGTAGCTGGTCCTGCTGGGCCAAGGCGACCAGGGCAGCCCCACAAAacgtctgcagagagacagacaacgactgcagagagacagacaacgtctgcagagagacagacaacgactgcagagacaaaacgtctgcagagagacagacaacgactgcagagagacagaaaacgactgcagagagacagacaacgtctgcagagagacagaaaacgactgcagagagacagaaaacgactgcagagagacagaaaacaactgcagagacaaaacgtctgcagagagacagacaacgTCTGTAGAGACAGAAaacgactgcagagagacagacaatgtctgcagagagacagaaaacgtctgcagagagacagaaaacgactgcagagagacagacaacgtctgcagagagacagacaacgtctgcagagagacagaaaacgactgcagagacaaaacgtctgcagagagacagacaacgtctgtagagacagacaacgactgcagagagacagaaaacgactgcagagagacagacaacgtctgcagagagacagaaaacgactgcagagacaaaacgtctgcagagagacagacagcgtctgcagagagacagaaaactgcGGAGAAAAAacgtctgcagagagacagacaacgtctgcagagagacggagagtACTGCAGACTGTTTCATCgtgcaaacaaaagcaacaacaagctgACATTAGCTCTTTAGCTTACGTTAACTTTGGTAGCTGATATTAGCTCTCATTAGCTGACATTAGCCCTGCTAGCTGACATttgctattgttagctgctaacTCAGTCTGTTTCATTGTGGATCATTGGCACAATGACACAGACTCGATGAGCGTGCAGGTGAACTCGTGGAAGCTAATGCTGTATGCTAACTGTGAGGTCATGTCAGAGTGAGAGGAGTGACGTTTTCTCATTAGTATGCAGACATGTCAATCAGACCACTTGCCCCGCCCCTCAAACAGtgacactgaagaaaataatttaaataaaactgaataatttctaatgtctgtgttttatttaaatacacCTTTTTCCAGGACACGTGTTTCTCTTTTCATGCCAGAATTTAAAGTCACTGTTGTAGCCTCATAGCTGGTCAACCTGAAGGTCTGAGAGGACACAATCCAGAGTCGTCCAGGACACAGATCTCATGATCCTCCTGatcagtgtctgtgtgactgGTCGCAGGagtgtcaaagcagagtgaagaCAGATTAAACCCCCCCGGATGACTCAGGTTTCCTCTCTGATCCACCATCAGGTCACACATCTGTGCTCGTTGGACCAGGAGACTCTGCTGATGACCCAGGCCTGAAGGCCTGAAGGACAGCACAAGGCCAGACCCTGTGGACCAGGTCCCTAGAGGCTGGGGTCCACCACAGCAGACAGGACTCAAGGTGCAGACTCTGGAATTGCTGAGACAGTTCAGCTCAGAGTAGCAGGATGTGAGATGCAAACTGGGACAGCATTCAGTAGCTGTGATGTCCTGGAACACCTGAGCCAGGTGTGGGTCCTGTGGGACTGGCTGACCAAccactgtatatacagtatggaGTCTCAATCCTCACTTCTGAAACACTAGAAGTTTTTTACCTGCAGACAACCTGCCTGCTCTTACTTATTTTCTCAGTATTTAGCTGCAGCCGGACGTTTCTGGGTGTCGACCTTTGGGCAGAGGGCGTGTCAcctccagccaataacagcTGTGAGGGCGGGACTCTAAAAAGCAAATCTCTCTGGTCATAAtatccagcagcagcctccaggAACCAGGACCTCCAAGAAACCTGAACCAGCTTAAAGCTACAGTCAGCTCTGAATCGACATCCACGTTTCCAGGTGTTCTCTCTGAGCATTTGAGTGGTTTTGGAGCTAAAACCTGCCGTTAGACAAAGGAAGAGTTTCTCGCCGTCACACCTCGCCGTGGGTCTGATGGTTGATTTCTGGTTGGTGGGattttcagcacacagtaaCAGACACTGAGACATGTTTTactctttattgtgttttgagtAGAAAACATCATTCATGGAATTATAGCTAGGAAGGCAGGGTCAGACCCaccgtgacctctgacctctcaccCTCCACTGTAGGGGGCGGGGCTTCAGGGTCACTAGTTGTCAGTCAGTTGTCATGgcgacagacaggaagtcaggacaCAGCTTTAGTTGATCTTTGGGTGGCGATAGTCTTTGCCGGCGAACTTGGCCTTGTCTCCGAGCTCCTCCTCAATCCTgcgggtcagaggtcagaggtcagaggtcagctcaGCTCTCAACAACACTGTTCACACCACACTGTGCAAAGGTGTGAAGTTCTCACCTCATCAGCTGGTTGTATTTGGCCAAACGCTCTGACCTGCAGGGGGCGCCGGTCTTaatctgagagagagacacgtgAGGAGAGAGacgtgaggagagagagacaggtagagcgagagagagacatggagagacagagagacaggtagagcgagagagacacgtgaggagagagagacgtggagagacagagagacaggtagagcgagagagacacgtggagagacagagagacaggtgaggagagagagacgtggagagacagagagacaggtagagcgagagagacacgtggagagacagagagacaggtagagcgagagagagacgtgaggagagagagacaggtagagcgagagagagacgtggagagacagagagacgtgaggagagagagacaggtagagcgagagagagacgtggagagacagagagacgtgaggagagagagacaggtagagcgagagagagacgtgaggagagagagacgtggagagacagagagacaggtagagcgagagagagacgtgaggagagagagacgtggagagacagagagacaggtagagcgagagagagacgtgaggagagagagacgtggagagacagagagacaggtggagaggtGTTGTTAACCAGGTGTCCTTCATCATGTGACCCCTCTTCAGCTCTCAGAGCCTGCTGATTATTTCTAAACCataaactgatgcagcagattTAAACATCAGACTCAGGAACTGGATTCAGGTCTGACTCTGTCCCCTAATGAAGGACACGAGGACTTCAGATTCTGgacaaatcaaagtgaaatgaacCTTATTGATTATCTGTGATTAATATCAATACACTCATCAGCATCAGCGACTGAATGATGAAGGTTTGGTCTGCTGTCACACGGCTTCAACCAGCACGTCTACCTTCCCTTCTGTCCACCTGTCTATCTGTccacttgtctgtctgtccacctgtctgtctgtctacctgtccaGTGCAGAGTCCAACCACCAGGTCAGAGATGAAGGTGTCCTCAGTCTCTCCGGAGCGATGGCTGACCATCACTCCCCAACCGCTGTTCTGAGCCAGCTtacacctgagagacagacaggtagtgggggggggggagagagagagacaggagaaagaCTCAAACTTTTGCTCAAACATCAATTAAtgatacagacagacagtcaggcagtcaggcagtcaggcagacagtcaggcagacagacagacagacagacaggcagtcagtcaggcaggcagtcaggcagacagtcaggcagacagacagacaggcagtcaggcagacagacagacagacagtcaggcaggcagacagacagacaggtgtctTACGCCTGGATGGACTCAGTCACAGATCCGATCTGGTTGACCTTGAGCAGCAGACAGTTGCAGGCCTTCTTGTCGACCGCCTGCTGGATCCTCTTGGGATTGGTCACCGTCAGGTCGTCTCCTACAATCTGATTGGTTCAAAAAATAGACACGCTGATGAGTCACTTAAATTTCACCGTTACATTCCTAAAGGAACTTTTCCAGGACATCTTCCAGGACCTCTGGAACGTTTGTTTCGTCCCAGCTGGAGGAACCTGATCCAGGGTTTGTTGAGCTCCATCATCTCACCCGTGgactctttgtctctctgtctgtctgcatacctgtctgtgtgtctcacctgGATGTCGACAGAGGCGGTGAACTTGGTCCAGTTCTCCCAGTCGTCCTGGTCAAACGGATCCTCAATGGACTGgactggaaacagagaggggaagagacGGGCAGAGGGATGAAGAAGAGATGCTCGACAGTGACACCTACAGGCTGAACGTGACTACAGCGTCTTTATGATTCATGAAAGGACGCCAGTGCAGAAGTTCCTTTGGAAATCTGCTGTTTAAGCACTTCAGCGTCTTCAGGGTTCCCCAGAACTCATCCCTCACATGTCTTTGATGTCCTTCAGAGTAAATGCCAGTGATTGATGAAGTCAAGTTCTCAGGAGTTATTAATGGAGGCTCCAGTCATGAGGCAGATTTAAATCACAGTTCAGTTCTTCTTCTACTGTATCACCTGTAccttcaggtgtgtttctgtcataTATTCTGTCCACATGTAGTTTCCTTTATTGTTTCAATTAAGATGCCACTGAGTgactgtttgtgtctctgtgtgtctctctgtgtgtctctgtgtctctctgtgtgtctctgtgtgtgtctctgtgtgtctctgtgtctctctgcgtgtctctgtgtgtctctgtgtgtctctgtgtgtctctctgtgtgtctctgtgtctctctgtgtctctctgcgtgtctctctgtgtgtctctgtgtctctctgtgtgtctctctgtgtgtctctgtgtgtctctgtgtgtctctgtgtctctctgtctctctgtgtgtctctctgtgtgtctctgtgtctctctgtctctctgtgtgtctctctgtgtgtctctgtgtctctctgtgtgtctctctgtgtgtctctgtgtctctctgtctctctgtgtgtctctctgtgtgtctctgtgtctctctgtgtgtctctgtgtgtctctctgtgtgtctctctgtgtctctctgtgtctctctgtgtctctctgcgtgtctctctgtgtgtctctgtgtctctctgtgtgtctctgtgtgtctctgtgtgtctctctgtgtgtctctgtgtctctctgtctctctgtgtgtctctctgtgtgtctctctgtgtgtctctgtgtctctctgtgtgtctctctgtgtgtctctgtgtgtctctctgtgtgtctctgcgtgtctctctgtgtctctctgcgtgtctctctgtgtgtctctctgtgtgtctctgtgtgtctctgtgtctctctgtgtgtctctgtgtgtctctctgtgtgtctctgtgtgtctctgtgtctctctgtgtgtctctgtgtgtctctctgtgtgtctctgtgtgtctctgtgtctctctgtgtgtctctctgtgtctctctgcgtctctgcgtgtctctgtgGTTACCGGGGTAACTCTTGATGAAGCTGCGGTACAGGTCTCCCAGCTTCTCTCCACTGATGTGTCTGGACGGGTCATCGGGGGACTTGAAGTCCAGGTCGTACTTCCCGCTGCGGAAGAACTCGGACGCCGCCACGTCCATCCCGATGATGATCTTGTCGGGATAACCGGCCTTCTCGATGGCGGacttcagcagctccagagctgcagaagagaCACGCAGGAAGTTGATGTAATGACGAGAACAGTATGAACGTTATCTCGTTACGACGTTCTCCTGCAGTACGATAACCGCAGCTCCGACACAGTTTTCTGGCAGGGTGGGAGAACGCAGCCCTAATGTAGCACAACTCTCATGGAGGATCAGTCAGACAGGTGGGTGTCTCACCCTCGTTGTTCTCCAGGATGTTGGGGGCGAAGCCTCCCTCGTCTCCCACGTTGGTGGCGTCTTTACCGTACTTGGCCTTGATGACGTTCTTCAGGTTGTGGtagacctgaacacacacatcatcacacagtCAGATCTGTAAGTTCACATTTACGCGAAGCTGCGGTCGAAACAGCGTCGACCAAACTTCGCCGCCAACATAACCAGGAACACAGGAAGTGCCGATAAATCTGCAGCACCTCAGCTCCGATCCTCATGGCCTCGTGGAAGTTGGCGGCTCCGACCGGCAGAATCATGAACTCCTGCATGGCCAGTTTGTTTCCAGCGTGGCTTCCTCCGTTAATGACGTTAAAGGCCTGCAGACGACAAGAAACTGTATAGAAGACGCCACAATCCCTTGAACCAGCCATGTACGCTAACTGAGAGGACACGTTAACAACTAGCCCAGTGTAGtggacaaatacacaaaaaaacaagttgaCCAAATTAAGGGACAATATCCCCAAATGTCCCAAACCTGAGCAAAAGACCCTCCCACCCACCAGAAGCCCCTCCAActcacaggaacaggaagtatGACGTCTTTGTGTCCGGCGAGGTCGGCAATGTGGCGGTAGAGAGGAActcctttctctgctgctccgGCCTtacagacagccagagacacGCCGAGGATGGCGTTAGCACcaaactgagctgcagagagagacagacaggtcagagagacagacaggtcggacagagagacaggccaGATGAatagacagacaggtcagagagacagacaggtcggacacagacagacagacaggccagATGAatagacagacaggtcagagagacagacaggccagacacagggacaaacagacaggtcagacacagagagacagacaggtcagagagacagacaggtcaggatgacagaaagacaggtcagagagacagacaggtcaggatgagagaaagacaggtcagagagacagacaggtcaggatgacagaaagacacagagacagacagacaggtcagacacagagagacagacaggtcagagagacagacaggtcaggatgacagaaagacaggtcagagagacagacaggtcaggatgagagaaagacaggtcagagagacagacaggtcaggatgacagaaagacacagagacagacagacaggtcagacacagagagacagacaggtcagagagacagacaggtcaggatgacagaaagacagacaggtcagacacagagagaaagacaggtcagagagacagacaggtcaggatgacagaaagacagacaggtcagacaaaTAGAGAGACAGGTCAGACGAAGAGGCAGACAGATCAAAGAGACAGGTCAgtatgagagacagacaggtcaaagagacagacaggtcagacagagagacagacaggtcagagagacaggtcCTTACATTTGTTCTCAGTACCGTCCAACTCCAACATGAACTTGTCAATCTTCTCCTGCTCAACAACACTGAAGTTctagagacacagacaggcagagagagagagacagagacagacggagacacagacaggcagagagagagacagagacagacagagacacagacatatTTGAAATGTAACCGAGCTTCAGCTGAATCTCACTGACTTTACTGTGAATTTGTCTTCCAGGTATTGATCACTGATACCTTTGCGATCAGCTTGGGGGCGATGTCCTTGTTCACGTGATCCACAGCCTTCACAGTCCCTGCGGGGAAAAAGACAAACGTCTGCTCCAGACAAGTATGACGGTCACTCATTTCCACGTCCTACGTGgtaaaacacaaagcaacaagtGACAGCTGAGCCTGCAGccttctgcttttctctgtgagGACCCGAACCCTCGGCCGGGGCCGCCCCCCTCCTACCTTTGCCCAGGTAACGGCTCTTGTCTCCATCGCGAAGCTCCAGAGCTTCGTGGACTCCAGTTGATGCACCGCTGGGAACTGCTGCCCTGAAAagacctgagagacagacagacagacagagagacaggcagagaaggagagagacggTCGAACAAAGTTTTCTCTGTTGATGGAGCTAAGCTAGCAGGCTAACCTACAGGCCACCTGCACTTATTACAGGTGTATCCACAGAAAGCTTGTGAGTGCTCACCCTTGGCGGTCCACAGGTCCACCTCCACTGTGGGGTTTCCTCTGGAGTCCAGAATCTCCCGAGCGTGAATCTTAGTGATAGACATCCTGactgacagaggagggagagcaacAGGTGGGCAGACAGGTGAGTCATTTGAAATGTTAGCTGTATATGCAGATGACATGCTTATAAGATCCACTGCACAGGTTTTCAGTTTGTGAAGCATGCTGGCCCTCGACCTATCACAGTGAGGCGCCATCCCACACTGTAAACCAATGGGATTGCTTCAGTTCAGAAGAGGAAGGGCTTTGATTTGCTGACAGGCAGATGGGCGGAGTTACACCTGTGAATGTGTGGACGTGTCACTATAATTTGTGAATTTTCTTCACGATGGCAGGTTTCACACAGTTGAAATGCCAAACCAGCAGGGGGCGgtgtaaccctaaccctgaagtcatgctggccaatcagaagcctgaaaagaAGTTATTCCCAGTGACTGCAGCCAGCGGGGTCTGTAGCACATTCTGCTCCTCATcatagaggaagaggagctgtgCAGCTATGAGCAAACACGTGAAAAGTCCTGtgagtcctgttttttttagctaTGCAGTTAATTAACCAGTGACCTtgacaacaaagaaacaaccAATAACGGAccagagcgtgtgtgtgtgtgtgtgtgcgtgcatgcgtgcatgaatgcatgtgtgtgtgtgtgtgtgtgtttgtgtgtgtgtgtgtgtgtgtgtgtgtcagacctg
It encodes the following:
- the eno3 gene encoding beta-enolase, producing MSITKIHAREILDSRGNPTVEVDLWTAKGLFRAAVPSGASTGVHEALELRDGDKSRYLGKGTVKAVDHVNKDIAPKLIAKNFSVVEQEKIDKFMLELDGTENKSQFGANAILGVSLAVCKAGAAEKGVPLYRHIADLAGHKDVILPVPAFNVINGGSHAGNKLAMQEFMILPVGAANFHEAMRIGAEVYHNLKNVIKAKYGKDATNVGDEGGFAPNILENNEALELLKSAIEKAGYPDKIIIGMDVAASEFFRSGKYDLDFKSPDDPSRHISGEKLGDLYRSFIKSYPVQSIEDPFDQDDWENWTKFTASVDIQIVGDDLTVTNPKRIQQAVDKKACNCLLLKVNQIGSVTESIQACKLAQNSGWGVMVSHRSGETEDTFISDLVVGLCTGQIKTGAPCRSERLAKYNQLMRIEEELGDKAKFAGKDYRHPKIN